From Bacteroidota bacterium, one genomic window encodes:
- a CDS encoding spermidine synthase-like protein, with translation MTARLIIAVGLLSAALIAFQLVLMQLLSIVQWHHFAYMVISVALLGFGASGTFLALTREWIVKRAESAIPLLMMLCGAAIAGVVAISQSESVRFDSYLLFVERGQIGRLLLTYFVFFLPFFFGALAIGIVFIRNVDQIGKFYASNLLGSGLGGLLAVVLLWMFALQKLPAVLGLLPVLSGLLIVSAQNRRVTLVVGAAALALSASLFFSPSQLQLSDYKSLKRTLNLPDAEIVFERSSPYGLVQIVSSPALRYAPGLSLAYRGPLANRDVVFNNADWFGPVFVAQRHDTTQVLRYMSFALPYAMQQRDRVLILQAKTGMFVAQALEQHASEIVAVEAHDVVVSALKRELASSTDSPFFHPDVSVHTVDPRTFLQSDTARYDLIVLPTLDAFGGTSGVYALQEQYLLTKQAFREMWGKLSATGVLAISSWMDYPVRNPLRALATLVETLEDEGVAQPHQHLAAVRSWGMITFAMKRSPFSEQDVQNIREYCTLMMFDPVLLPAMAGSERNRFNILQDTSFFSLVDGIVSDKRKAIYSDYGFNLTPPTDDRPYFSQFLKWKTLPRMRELFGEHAFPFLELGSLIIAVTLVQIVIVAVLLILLPLLKKKMIDAGRWRVVLLFGGLGLGYMFVEMVLIQRFVLFLGHPIYATAAVIGAMLVCSGMGSWVSSRLPPSSLKTIGLIVALSILVYAVSITPILHSFMSLPLWLKFVLTFLLIAPPAFVMGIPFPLGLRLVSQHESVVPWAWGINGCMSVIAAPLAILLAVEFGFSVVMISAAACYILVFAAVKLPQFS, from the coding sequence ATGACGGCCCGACTCATCATTGCCGTTGGCCTCCTCTCCGCCGCACTTATTGCCTTCCAGCTTGTGTTGATGCAACTGCTCTCGATTGTGCAATGGCATCACTTTGCCTACATGGTGATCTCTGTTGCACTTCTTGGCTTTGGCGCGAGCGGGACGTTCCTCGCGTTGACGCGTGAATGGATTGTGAAACGAGCCGAATCTGCAATACCGCTGTTGATGATGCTCTGTGGAGCAGCAATAGCCGGAGTTGTTGCAATATCCCAAAGCGAGAGTGTCCGGTTCGACTCGTATCTGCTGTTTGTTGAGAGGGGGCAAATCGGAAGATTGTTGCTTACCTACTTTGTCTTCTTTCTGCCGTTCTTCTTCGGTGCTCTTGCCATTGGAATTGTGTTTATCAGAAACGTCGATCAGATTGGGAAGTTCTACGCGTCGAATCTGTTGGGATCGGGTCTCGGCGGACTCTTGGCCGTTGTATTGCTCTGGATGTTTGCCCTGCAAAAACTTCCTGCAGTTCTTGGTCTACTTCCGGTTCTCTCCGGCTTGTTGATTGTTTCTGCACAGAATAGAAGGGTAACCCTTGTTGTGGGTGCGGCAGCGCTTGCGCTCTCCGCATCCCTATTCTTTTCACCATCCCAACTGCAACTCTCCGATTACAAGTCGCTGAAGAGAACGCTCAACCTCCCTGATGCAGAGATTGTTTTTGAACGAAGCAGCCCGTACGGACTTGTACAGATCGTGTCGTCTCCGGCATTACGGTATGCGCCGGGTCTCAGTCTTGCGTATCGAGGTCCGCTTGCCAATCGGGACGTTGTGTTTAACAATGCGGACTGGTTCGGCCCTGTGTTTGTAGCTCAGAGACACGACACAACACAAGTGCTTCGCTACATGTCGTTTGCACTTCCCTACGCAATGCAACAACGCGACCGGGTTCTTATTCTGCAAGCTAAAACCGGAATGTTTGTTGCACAGGCCCTTGAGCAACACGCAAGTGAAATTGTTGCAGTTGAGGCTCATGACGTCGTCGTTTCAGCTCTCAAGCGGGAACTCGCCTCCTCTACCGATTCCCCATTTTTCCACCCGGACGTCTCGGTTCATACAGTTGACCCGCGAACGTTTCTGCAATCCGATACAGCAAGATACGACCTTATCGTTTTGCCGACACTTGATGCCTTCGGCGGAACAAGCGGAGTCTATGCACTGCAAGAGCAATATCTCCTGACAAAACAGGCATTTCGGGAGATGTGGGGTAAACTCTCTGCGACTGGAGTTCTCGCGATTTCTTCGTGGATGGACTATCCGGTAAGGAACCCGCTGAGGGCTCTTGCGACGCTTGTGGAAACACTCGAGGACGAGGGCGTCGCACAGCCGCATCAACATCTTGCCGCCGTACGAAGCTGGGGGATGATAACATTCGCGATGAAGCGCTCGCCCTTTTCGGAGCAAGACGTACAAAATATTCGCGAGTACTGCACGTTGATGATGTTTGATCCTGTTCTGCTGCCGGCCATGGCTGGGTCTGAACGGAACCGCTTCAACATCCTGCAGGATACGAGCTTCTTTTCTCTCGTGGACGGCATCGTTTCGGATAAGCGGAAGGCGATATATTCAGACTACGGTTTCAATCTCACTCCCCCGACCGATGACAGGCCCTACTTCTCGCAGTTTTTGAAATGGAAGACTCTTCCCCGGATGAGAGAATTGTTTGGGGAGCATGCCTTTCCTTTTCTGGAACTCGGGTCGCTCATCATTGCCGTGACGCTGGTTCAGATCGTTATTGTCGCTGTTCTGCTGATTCTTCTTCCTCTTCTTAAGAAGAAGATGATAGACGCGGGAAGGTGGAGAGTGGTTCTTTTGTTCGGCGGATTGGGGTTGGGATATATGTTTGTTGAGATGGTATTGATTCAGCGGTTCGTGCTGTTCCTCGGGCATCCGATTTATGCAACTGCGGCGGTTATTGGCGCAATGCTCGTGTGTTCGGGAATGGGAAGTTGGGTTTCGTCGCGACTTCCCCCGTCGTCATTGAAAACAATCGGGCTGATTGTCGCGCTGTCAATTCTTGTGTACGCGGTGAGCATCACTCCAATACTCCATTCCTTCATGTCACTTCCTCTCTGGCTGAAATTCGTGTTGACTTTTCTCCTGATTGCCCCGCCGGCCTTCGTCATGGGTATCCCTTTTCCACTCGGGCTCCGGTTGGTGAGTCAGCACGAGAGTGTCGTTCCGTGGGCCTGGGGAATCAACGGGTGCATGTCAGTTATTGCAGCCCCGCTTGCAATTCTCCTTGCTGTTGAATTCGGCTTCTCAGTGGTGATGATAAGCGCGGCTGCCTGCTACATTTTGGTTTTTGCCGCCGTCAAACTG